One Bartonella tribocorum CIP 105476 genomic window carries:
- a CDS encoding TlyA family RNA methyltransferase — protein sequence MASRKRLDILLVEKNFFTTRSRARDAVMRQTVKVNGEIVCKAGQTFFENAEIVVCDPAQNYVSRAALKLITALDAFPIVTDKVTAIDVGASTGGFTQVLLERGAAHVIAVDVGHHQFDKRLLGSCAITLLEGLNVRDFQQEHLGGREIDLIVSDVSFISLKLALPPVLSLAKKGAQAVLLVKPQFEVGRKHLGKGGILDPSRAKETAEGLFVWLNTQTGWCAKGLLPSPITGGDGNMEYLLFGEKKQ from the coding sequence ATGGCTTCCAGAAAAAGGCTCGATATTCTTTTAGTTGAAAAAAACTTTTTTACAACACGTTCCCGTGCACGTGATGCTGTTATGCGCCAAACTGTTAAAGTTAATGGTGAAATCGTTTGTAAAGCGGGGCAAACCTTTTTTGAGAATGCAGAGATTGTTGTTTGTGATCCAGCGCAGAATTATGTTTCGCGGGCAGCATTGAAATTGATTACAGCACTTGATGCATTTCCGATTGTAACGGACAAAGTGACAGCCATTGATGTTGGGGCATCAACAGGTGGTTTTACACAAGTTCTCTTAGAGCGTGGAGCAGCCCATGTCATTGCTGTTGATGTTGGGCATCATCAATTTGATAAACGTTTATTGGGCAGTTGTGCTATAACCTTATTAGAAGGCTTGAATGTTAGAGATTTTCAACAGGAACATTTAGGCGGGCGGGAAATTGATCTTATTGTTTCAGATGTTAGCTTTATTTCTCTCAAACTTGCATTGCCTCCCGTTTTGTCTTTAGCCAAAAAAGGCGCCCAAGCTGTTTTATTGGTAAAGCCTCAGTTTGAGGTTGGTCGTAAACACCTTGGTAAGGGAGGAATATTAGATCCATCAAGAGCGAAAGAAACCGCTGAAGGACTTTTTGTTTGGCTCAATACGCAAACAGGATGGTGTGCAAAAGGTTTACTTCCTTCTCCTATTACAGGAGGTGATGGCAATATGGAATATTTACTATTTGGAGAAAAGAAACAGTGA
- a CDS encoding class I SAM-dependent RNA methyltransferase, protein MSDNVIIDHIETNGYGTSKTPYGFVYVPFTLPGECAEIIVHGKYATYIALKEKSPERVDALCQHFGECGGCTLQHWRANAYRVWKRQLVVDALKKYGINSVVAPLIECKPYSRRRVTLTASVTPQGQKVGFNRYLSHEIIALEECPVSHPELISQLRNIRELCAFLSSSVKRFHVTITRVQNGLDVALSDCIIHHESLRQEMINAALSYGMIRLSVDGEVLIEREKPVIYFGDVRVEFPSGGFLQATCEAENAMGNIILTHLKKAKNALDLFSGVGTFALRMAKKMNVHAVENDEKALENLSSAARFSTGLKTVTCEKRDLFRYPLSVKELECFESVVFDPPRAGAEGQVRELAKATVSRVVAISCNPATFARDLSLLVAGGYTIEKITPIDQFLWSSHVEVVAVLSKNKKKKGWKL, encoded by the coding sequence GTGAGTGACAATGTCATCATCGACCATATCGAAACAAATGGTTATGGTACTTCCAAGACACCGTATGGCTTTGTTTATGTTCCTTTTACTTTACCAGGAGAATGTGCTGAAATTATTGTTCATGGAAAATATGCAACATATATAGCATTAAAAGAAAAATCACCAGAACGCGTTGACGCTCTTTGTCAGCATTTTGGAGAATGTGGAGGCTGTACGCTTCAACATTGGCGTGCTAATGCTTATCGCGTATGGAAACGACAATTGGTTGTTGATGCGCTGAAAAAGTATGGAATTAATAGCGTTGTTGCACCTTTAATAGAGTGTAAACCCTATAGCCGACGGCGGGTGACTCTAACAGCATCCGTGACTCCACAAGGTCAAAAAGTTGGTTTTAATCGTTATCTTTCTCATGAGATTATAGCTCTTGAGGAATGTCCAGTCAGCCATCCAGAGCTTATTTCTCAGTTGCGTAATATCAGAGAGCTCTGTGCTTTTCTAAGCAGCTCTGTCAAACGGTTTCATGTTACGATCACACGTGTTCAAAATGGTTTAGATGTTGCTTTAAGCGATTGCATTATACACCATGAGTCACTTCGTCAGGAAATGATCAATGCAGCTCTTTCGTATGGGATGATACGTTTGTCTGTTGACGGTGAAGTTTTGATTGAACGAGAAAAACCAGTGATTTATTTTGGAGACGTCCGTGTTGAATTTCCTTCTGGTGGTTTTCTTCAAGCAACCTGCGAAGCTGAAAATGCAATGGGCAACATTATTTTGACTCATTTAAAAAAAGCAAAGAATGCTCTTGATTTGTTTTCAGGGGTAGGAACATTTGCTTTGCGTATGGCTAAAAAGATGAATGTTCATGCTGTAGAAAATGATGAAAAAGCATTAGAAAATTTGAGTTCAGCAGCACGTTTTTCAACAGGTTTAAAAACAGTCACGTGTGAAAAACGCGATCTTTTTCGCTATCCACTTTCTGTAAAGGAACTTGAATGTTTTGAGAGTGTTGTTTTTGACCCTCCTCGTGCTGGTGCAGAGGGACAAGTTCGTGAACTGGCGAAGGCAACAGTATCACGTGTTGTGGCAATTTCATGTAATCCTGCCACATTTGCGCGTGATTTATCTCTCCTTGTTGCAGGGGGATATACAATAGAAAAAATCACACCAATTGATCAATTTTTATGGTCATCCCATGTTGAAGTTGTTGCTGTTTTGAGCAAAAATAAAAAGAAGAAGGGCTGGAAACTTTAG
- the tldD gene encoding metalloprotease TldD — translation MKSLIDHFDIASSKVQSLVQETLHHADDGELYLEYTESEALLFDNGQLKNGSFHQDMGFGMRVVAGEATGYAHSNELSAAALKHACEAAKAVTYNNHAGPYSIAPQQTNKRLYQPHNPLDTPSFEEKSALLQKIDAYLRAKNDKLHQVTVSLSGSLQHIEILRADGYLVRDIRPLVRLSISVVAAEGNRRENGFYGCGGRQAFDQFICEENWKQAADEALRMALTNLEAEAAPAGTFDVVLANGWPGVMLHEAVGHGLEGDFNRKKTSAFSELLGQQVAAKGVTVVDDGTIPHCRGSLTIDDEGTPSGYNVLIEDGKLVGFMQDRLNARLMGSQSTGNGRRESYACAPMPRMTNTIMLGGDKTPEEILSSLKSGIYAVSFGGGQVDITSGKFVFECTEAYRVENGKIGAPIKGATLIGNGPEAMKRITMIGNDSKLDNGIGMCGKAGQNVPVGVGQPHLRINNMTIGGTAL, via the coding sequence ATGAAATCGCTAATTGATCATTTTGATATTGCTTCCTCTAAAGTGCAATCACTTGTGCAGGAAACGCTTCATCATGCTGATGATGGAGAACTTTACCTCGAGTACACAGAAAGCGAAGCCCTTTTATTTGATAATGGACAACTTAAAAACGGTTCTTTCCATCAAGATATGGGGTTTGGTATGCGTGTCGTTGCTGGAGAAGCGACTGGATATGCACACTCTAATGAATTATCAGCTGCTGCACTCAAACATGCTTGTGAAGCAGCTAAAGCTGTTACCTATAATAATCATGCCGGACCTTATAGTATAGCTCCTCAACAAACAAATAAGAGGCTTTATCAACCACATAATCCCCTTGATACCCCATCATTTGAAGAAAAAAGTGCTCTTTTGCAAAAAATTGATGCTTATTTACGAGCAAAAAATGATAAATTGCATCAAGTAACTGTTTCTCTTTCTGGCTCACTACAACATATCGAAATTTTACGTGCAGATGGATATTTGGTTCGTGATATTCGTCCCCTTGTACGCCTTTCTATATCCGTGGTTGCGGCTGAAGGCAATCGACGTGAAAATGGTTTTTATGGATGTGGGGGACGACAAGCATTTGATCAATTTATTTGTGAAGAAAATTGGAAACAAGCCGCGGATGAAGCCTTACGTATGGCTTTAACAAATTTAGAAGCAGAAGCAGCACCTGCAGGAACATTTGATGTTGTCTTAGCCAATGGATGGCCTGGTGTTATGCTCCATGAAGCTGTAGGTCATGGTTTAGAAGGTGATTTTAACCGCAAAAAAACATCTGCTTTTTCTGAACTTTTAGGACAACAAGTTGCGGCAAAAGGTGTTACAGTTGTTGATGATGGAACAATTCCTCATTGCCGTGGTTCTCTCACGATTGATGATGAGGGGACCCCTTCAGGATATAACGTTCTCATTGAAGATGGAAAACTCGTTGGTTTTATGCAAGATAGGCTTAATGCACGGCTTATGGGAAGTCAATCAACCGGAAATGGACGGCGTGAATCCTATGCTTGTGCCCCAATGCCACGAATGACGAATACAATCATGCTAGGAGGAGATAAAACACCTGAAGAAATCCTTTCTTCCCTTAAGAGTGGTATCTACGCTGTTTCATTTGGTGGAGGACAAGTTGATATTACTTCTGGTAAGTTCGTCTTTGAATGTACTGAAGCATACCGAGTAGAAAATGGTAAAATTGGTGCACCAATAAAAGGTGCAACTCTTATTGGAAATGGACCAGAGGCTATGAAACGTATCACAATGATTGGAAATGATAGTAAACTGGATAACGGTATTGGTATGTGCGGAAAAGCAGGACAAAATGTTCCTGTTGGTGTTGGACAACCTCATTTGCGAATCAATAATATGACAATTGGTGGAACTGCGCTATAA
- a CDS encoding invasion associated locus B family protein, whose translation MHSLCMIVYVLSWIGFFVILYKLLKKVFFIGAVLHPLYSSSINYAFAQTPYAQNVPAPQTYGAWTKVCALPPGTPNMQCEVVQNVHTQGRHDITLRVTFYKLPQKQGALMRVFVPIRVELRPGVGIKIDDKNMGRMEYRRCLGDNCVAEAFLKEDILQLFLKGKMATYFIFTTPEQGIGGFVDLQGLGDAYATLPT comes from the coding sequence ATGCACAGTCTGTGCATGATTGTGTATGTGTTGAGTTGGATAGGATTTTTTGTGATACTTTATAAATTACTCAAAAAAGTTTTTTTTATTGGTGCTGTTCTTCACCCACTTTATAGCAGTTCTATTAATTACGCTTTTGCACAAACACCCTATGCGCAAAATGTCCCTGCTCCACAAACCTATGGTGCATGGACAAAAGTTTGTGCTCTCCCACCAGGGACACCTAATATGCAGTGTGAGGTTGTACAAAACGTCCATACACAAGGTCGTCATGATATTACTTTGCGCGTTACATTTTATAAGCTTCCTCAAAAGCAAGGGGCTTTAATGCGTGTTTTTGTTCCGATTCGCGTTGAATTACGTCCTGGTGTTGGAATTAAAATTGACGATAAAAATATGGGTAGAATGGAATATCGTCGTTGTCTTGGTGATAATTGTGTTGCTGAAGCTTTTCTTAAAGAAGATATATTACAACTCTTTTTAAAAGGAAAAATGGCAACCTATTTTATCTTTACAACCCCAGAACAAGGAATTGGAGGTTTCGTTGACCTTCAGGGTCTTGGCGATGCCTATGCAACCTTGCCCACGTAA
- a CDS encoding heme o synthase — MSVSGELSVANGKSTPPKSSISDYIALLKPRVMSLVVFTALVGLMVSPVPINPWYGFLAIICIAVGGGGAGALNMWYDADIDAVMERTKKRPIPMGKISPPKAFIFGMVLSLLSVLVMGSFINWFAAFFLAFTIFFYVVIYTIWLKRITPQNIVIGGASGAFPPMIGWAVTTGAVSLDSFLLFLIIFMWTPPHFWALSLFSSLDYEAAGIPMMPNVRGEYSTKKQILFYTVLMVLCATAPCFTGLGGVFYGIFSTILGIIFIYFAYRLWKANTHDETILMAKKTFFFSLLYLAAVFGALLIESLVRYFIDL; from the coding sequence ATGTCTGTTTCAGGAGAGTTATCGGTTGCAAATGGCAAATCAACGCCACCAAAATCCAGCATTAGTGATTATATTGCATTATTAAAGCCGCGTGTTATGTCACTGGTGGTCTTTACGGCACTGGTTGGTTTAATGGTGTCTCCTGTTCCCATCAATCCGTGGTATGGTTTTTTAGCAATTATATGTATTGCTGTTGGTGGTGGGGGTGCGGGAGCATTGAATATGTGGTATGATGCTGACATTGATGCCGTGATGGAACGGACTAAAAAGCGCCCCATTCCTATGGGTAAAATCAGTCCTCCAAAAGCATTTATTTTTGGCATGGTCTTGTCTCTGCTTTCAGTATTGGTTATGGGGAGCTTCATTAATTGGTTTGCGGCATTTTTTCTTGCATTTACAATTTTCTTTTATGTCGTTATCTATACAATCTGGTTAAAGCGTATCACACCACAAAATATTGTTATTGGTGGTGCTTCTGGGGCTTTCCCTCCAATGATTGGATGGGCTGTTACAACTGGGGCGGTAAGTCTTGATAGCTTTTTATTATTTTTAATCATTTTTATGTGGACGCCCCCTCATTTTTGGGCTCTTTCTCTCTTTTCATCTCTTGATTATGAGGCTGCGGGTATCCCTATGATGCCTAACGTACGAGGTGAATACTCAACAAAAAAACAGATCCTATTTTATACTGTTTTGATGGTATTATGTGCTACTGCTCCTTGCTTCACGGGTCTTGGTGGAGTTTTTTATGGTATTTTTTCAACAATTTTAGGCATTATTTTTATTTATTTTGCCTATCGTTTGTGGAAAGCTAATACACATGATGAAACTATTTTGATGGCCAAAAAAACGTTTTTCTTTTCGTTACTTTATTTGGCAGCTGTCTTTGGAGCTCTTTTGATTGAATCTCTTGTTCGATATTTTATCGACCTTTAG
- the ispH gene encoding 4-hydroxy-3-methylbut-2-enyl diphosphate reductase, with amino-acid sequence MSGLPPLTIRLCGPRGFCAGVDRAIQIVLLALKKYSAPVYVRHEIVHNRYVVEGLQQRGAVFVEELDEIPEEHRNQPVVFSAHGVPKSVSEEARRYNLFYLDATCPLVSKVHKQAIRHQRHGRHVILIGHAGHPEVIGTMGQLEDGAVTLIETIEDALHYQPGDPDKLGFVTQTTLSVEDTAGILDVLQQRFPTLAAPAAESICYATTNRQDAVKAAAKGSDLFLIVGAPNSSNSRRLVEVAEKSGARQAILVQRADEINFENLKALSVVSLSAGASAPEIIIDEIISAFRARYNVTIELAETVVETERFLVSRELRDVILTSQDMAFVNGQANNAKNENQNTDMFTTKAE; translated from the coding sequence ATGTCTGGACTTCCCCCTTTAACGATACGTCTTTGTGGTCCACGTGGATTTTGTGCAGGGGTTGATCGCGCTATCCAGATTGTTCTGCTTGCATTAAAAAAATACAGTGCTCCAGTGTATGTTCGTCATGAAATTGTACACAATCGCTACGTGGTTGAGGGATTACAGCAAAGGGGAGCCGTTTTTGTTGAAGAACTTGATGAGATCCCAGAAGAACATCGCAATCAACCGGTTGTTTTTTCTGCCCATGGTGTACCAAAATCTGTCTCAGAAGAGGCACGACGTTATAATTTGTTTTATCTCGATGCAACATGTCCGTTGGTCTCGAAAGTTCATAAACAAGCGATACGGCATCAACGTCACGGCCGTCATGTTATATTAATTGGTCATGCTGGTCATCCTGAGGTTATAGGGACCATGGGACAGCTTGAAGATGGGGCTGTGACGCTTATTGAAACGATAGAAGATGCTTTGCATTATCAACCAGGTGATCCAGATAAATTAGGATTTGTCACACAAACAACGCTATCTGTTGAAGACACAGCAGGAATTCTCGATGTATTACAACAACGTTTTCCTACATTAGCAGCCCCAGCGGCTGAGTCAATTTGCTATGCTACAACGAATCGGCAAGATGCGGTTAAGGCAGCTGCAAAGGGGAGTGATTTGTTTTTGATTGTTGGAGCGCCAAATTCTTCTAATTCACGACGTTTGGTAGAAGTTGCTGAAAAGTCTGGGGCACGGCAAGCTATTTTAGTTCAACGCGCTGATGAAATTAATTTTGAAAACCTAAAAGCTCTTTCTGTTGTCAGTCTTTCAGCAGGGGCTTCGGCTCCTGAAATTATTATTGATGAAATTATTTCAGCATTTCGTGCGCGTTATAATGTGACCATAGAATTAGCTGAAACAGTGGTGGAAACGGAAAGATTTTTAGTAAGTCGCGAATTACGTGACGTCATTTTAACGTCTCAAGATATGGCATTCGTGAATGGTCAAGCAAATAATGCAAAAAATGAAAATCAGAATACAGACATGTTCACAACGAAAGCAGAATAA
- a CDS encoding homoserine kinase: MAVYTDIHPNDLKVFLTRYAIGSLLSYQGIEEGIENSNFMLETTQGRFILTLYEKRISKDDLPFFCRLMQHLGQRGIPCPQPIIQNDGVMIGELAGRPAAIITFLEGEWIRQPDIDHCGEVGTGLAQLHLAGQDFTLSRKNTLSIMDWQVLWQRCQITEDALLKEFGQKIESELAFLQENWPFNLPTGIIHADLFNDNVFFVNHCLSGMIDFYFACNDFFSYDLAICLNAWCFEPDYSYNLIKARKLLENYQKIRPLIPLELDKIVLLARGASLRFLLTRLYDWFNTPPDSFVIKKNPWEYWHKLCFFSNVNSLSELGF; the protein is encoded by the coding sequence ATGGCCGTTTATACAGATATTCATCCAAATGATTTAAAAGTGTTTTTAACACGTTATGCAATAGGATCACTTTTGTCTTATCAAGGGATAGAAGAAGGGATTGAAAATTCTAACTTTATGCTGGAGACAACACAAGGGCGGTTTATTTTAACACTTTATGAAAAGCGTATTTCAAAAGATGATTTACCTTTTTTTTGTCGCTTGATGCAGCATTTAGGACAGCGTGGAATTCCTTGTCCTCAACCCATTATTCAAAATGATGGAGTGATGATTGGTGAACTAGCAGGACGTCCTGCTGCTATTATTACTTTTCTGGAAGGAGAGTGGATTCGTCAGCCCGATATAGATCATTGTGGCGAAGTAGGGACAGGGTTAGCGCAATTGCATTTGGCAGGACAGGATTTTACACTCAGTCGTAAAAATACGCTTTCTATTATGGATTGGCAAGTATTGTGGCAACGTTGTCAAATCACAGAAGATGCATTGTTAAAAGAGTTTGGACAAAAAATTGAGTCGGAACTGGCTTTTTTACAGGAAAATTGGCCGTTCAATTTACCAACAGGTATTATTCATGCGGATTTATTTAATGATAACGTCTTTTTTGTGAATCATTGTCTTTCTGGTATGATAGATTTCTATTTTGCGTGTAATGACTTTTTTTCTTATGATTTAGCGATTTGTTTAAATGCTTGGTGCTTTGAGCCTGATTATTCCTATAATCTTATCAAAGCACGTAAATTATTGGAAAATTATCAAAAAATAAGACCATTGATCCCTTTAGAATTGGATAAGATTGTTTTATTGGCTCGTGGTGCGTCTTTACGTTTTTTACTCACACGTCTTTATGATTGGTTTAATACACCGCCTGATAGCTTTGTTATTAAGAAAAATCCATGGGAATATTGGCACAAGCTTTGTTTTTTCAGTAACGTAAATTCTCTAAGCGAATTAGGTTTTTAA
- the rnhA gene encoding ribonuclease HI, giving the protein MASQQKVVEIYTDGACSGNPGVGGWGAILRWNGHERELYGGNAHTTNNQMELMAAICALKALKEPCLVDLYTDSVYVRNGISKWIEGWKKNNWRTASKSPVKNMELWQTLEDACSCHAVRWHWVKGHAGHPENERADALARKAIAQYRENGRFPT; this is encoded by the coding sequence ATGGCAAGTCAACAAAAAGTCGTTGAAATTTATACAGATGGTGCTTGCTCAGGAAACCCTGGAGTTGGAGGTTGGGGAGCAATTTTACGCTGGAATGGTCATGAACGTGAGCTTTATGGTGGTAATGCGCATACAACAAACAATCAAATGGAACTTATGGCGGCAATTTGTGCACTAAAGGCACTTAAAGAGCCCTGTTTGGTCGATCTTTATACAGACTCAGTTTATGTGCGTAATGGTATATCTAAGTGGATTGAAGGTTGGAAAAAGAATAATTGGCGCACTGCATCAAAAAGTCCTGTGAAAAATATGGAGCTATGGCAAACTCTTGAAGATGCTTGTTCTTGTCATGCAGTCAGATGGCACTGGGTAAAAGGGCATGCGGGCCATCCAGAGAATGAACGCGCTGATGCCCTTGCGCGCAAAGCAATTGCACAATATCGCGAAAATGGGCGTTTTCCAACATAA
- a CDS encoding protein-disulfide reductase DsbD domain-containing protein, which yields MKISYIVTNLQNIATFFYKKIFVTLSLTFIILELLNISVNAQTKQKLQLFSTSWYESEGGRIRLAITEPSLSGKREGFIEIVLKPGWKTYWRNPGNSGMAPFFNFNQQVSYEIFYPTPQLFETENDWSLGYKDKVILPFNLSSSSQNLSGAFTLGLCHKICLPLTVNFDFSPSSLKNKHLPASLLKDAQNSLPRMTQNALKISAEKNNNTLLIKIQNNNKTTPYALFLDGGEMQIGAAKKISDNAEYTLFSAPLYFVPEETNQKIFYTVSFKDHALSGTFLFHTQSPPLSIP from the coding sequence ATGAAAATAAGTTACATAGTTACAAATTTACAAAATATCGCAACTTTCTTTTATAAAAAGATTTTCGTTACTTTAAGCTTAACATTCATAATTTTAGAATTACTTAACATTTCTGTAAATGCTCAAACAAAACAAAAACTTCAGCTTTTCTCAACCTCTTGGTATGAATCAGAAGGTGGTCGTATCCGATTAGCAATTACTGAACCTTCTCTTTCTGGAAAGAGAGAAGGCTTTATTGAAATCGTGCTTAAACCAGGATGGAAAACATACTGGCGTAATCCAGGTAATTCAGGAATGGCACCCTTTTTTAATTTCAACCAACAGGTTTCTTATGAAATCTTTTATCCTACTCCACAGCTTTTTGAAACAGAAAATGATTGGTCATTAGGCTATAAAGATAAAGTGATATTGCCTTTTAATCTATCTTCTTCGAGTCAAAATTTAAGTGGTGCTTTCACTCTTGGATTATGCCATAAAATCTGCCTTCCATTGACTGTTAACTTTGATTTTTCACCATCGTCTCTTAAAAATAAACATCTTCCCGCTTCCTTGTTAAAAGATGCCCAAAATTCTTTGCCGCGCATGACACAAAATGCCCTAAAAATAAGCGCTGAAAAAAATAATAACACCCTCCTTATAAAAATACAAAATAACAACAAAACAACGCCTTACGCTCTCTTTTTAGATGGAGGAGAAATGCAAATTGGAGCAGCAAAAAAAATCAGTGATAATGCAGAATATACACTCTTTAGTGCTCCACTCTACTTCGTACCAGAGGAAACCAACCAAAAAATTTTTTATACAGTTTCTTTTAAAGATCACGCCTTAAGTGGAACATTTTTATTTCATACACAGTCCCCCCCTCTTTCTATCCCATGA
- a CDS encoding YqgE/AlgH family protein: MTQCNGFLGGQLLIAMPGMNDKRFMRSVIYICAHSDAGAMGIILNQLHHIDFPELLLHLGVIDSGQKKCLSEPIKQFPVRYGGPVDPSRGFVLHSDDYACEETVFIADKVCFTATIDILKAISCEQGPQHALVALGYAGWKAGQLEAEISTNGWLISSTSPSFLFESDLSCKYDKSLTRMGIDPTYLASEMGHA, translated from the coding sequence ATGACGCAGTGTAATGGCTTTTTAGGTGGGCAATTACTCATAGCAATGCCTGGGATGAATGACAAACGCTTTATGCGTTCTGTTATTTATATTTGCGCGCATTCTGATGCTGGTGCGATGGGTATTATTCTCAATCAATTGCATCATATTGACTTTCCAGAACTTTTGCTTCACCTTGGAGTAATAGACAGTGGACAAAAAAAATGTCTTTCTGAACCAATAAAACAATTTCCAGTTCGCTATGGTGGTCCTGTTGATCCTTCGCGTGGTTTTGTCCTTCATTCTGATGATTATGCTTGTGAAGAAACTGTTTTTATTGCAGATAAAGTCTGTTTTACTGCGACAATTGATATATTAAAAGCGATTAGTTGTGAACAAGGACCGCAACATGCACTGGTAGCGTTAGGTTATGCTGGGTGGAAAGCGGGTCAACTTGAGGCAGAAATTTCTACAAATGGTTGGTTAATCAGTTCGACATCACCTAGTTTTCTTTTTGAAAGTGATTTAAGTTGCAAATATGATAAAAGTTTAACACGTATGGGGATTGATCCAACCTATCTTGCTTCTGAAATGGGACATGCGTAG